The proteins below come from a single Phocoena sinus isolate mPhoSin1 chromosome 2, mPhoSin1.pri, whole genome shotgun sequence genomic window:
- the ZFP36L1 gene encoding mRNA decay activator protein ZFP36L1: MTTTLVSATIFDLSEVLCKGNKMLNYSPPGAGGCLLDRKAVGTPAGGGFPRRHSVTLPSSKFHQNQLLSSLKGEPAPALSSRDSRFRDRSFSEGGERLLPTQKQPGSGQVNSSRYKTELCRPFEENGACKYGDKCQFAHGIHELRSLTRHPKYKTELCRTFHTIGFCPYGPRCHFIHNAEERRALAGARDLSADRPRLQHSFSFAGFPSAAATAAATGLLDSPTSITPPPILSADDLLGSPTLPDGTNNPFAFSSQELASLFAPSMGLPGGGSPTTFLFRPMSESPHMFDSPPSPQDSLSDQEGYLSSSSSSHSGSDSPTLDNSRRLPIFSRLSISDD, encoded by the exons ATGACCACCACCCTCGTGTCTGCCACCATCTTCGACTTGAGCGAAGTTTTATGCAAG ggtAACAAGATGCTCAACTACAGTCCTCCCGGTGCCGGGGGCTGCCTGCTGGACAGGAAGGCGGTGGGCACCCCTGCCGGTGGGGGCTTCCCCCGAAGGCACTCGGTCACCCTGCCCAGCTCCAAGTTCCACCAGAACCAGCTCCTCAGCAGCCTCAAGGGCGAGCCAGCTCCAGCTCTGAGCTCTCGGGACAGCCGCTTCCGAGACCGCTCCTTCTCAGAAGGGGGCGAGCGGCTGCTGCCCACCCAGAAGCAGCCGGGGAGCGGCCAGGTCAACTCCAGCCGCTACAAGACGGAGCTGTGCCGTCCCTTCGAGGAGAACGGAGCCTGTAAGTACGGCGACAAGTGCCAGTTCGCGCACGGCATCCACGAGCTCCGAAGCCTGACCCGCCACCCCAAGTACAAGACGGAGCTGTGCCGTACCTTCCACACCATCGGCTTCTGCCCGTATGGGCCCCGCTGCCACTTCATCCACAACGCTGAGGAGCGCCGTGCCCTGGCCGGGGCCCGGGACCTCTCTGCTGACCGTCCCCGCCTCCAGCATAGCTTTAGCTTTGCTGGGTTTCCCAGTGCCGCTGCCACCGCCGCTGCCACGGGGCTGCTGGACAGCCCCACGTccatcaccccaccccccatcctgaGCGCCGATGACCTCCTGGGCTCGCCCACCCTGCCCGATGGCACCAATAACCCCTTCGCCTTCTCCAGTCAGGAGCTGGCGAGCCTCTTTGCCCCTAGCATGGGGCTGCCCGGGGGTGGCTCCCCAACCACCTTCCTCTTTCGGCCCATGTCTGAGTCCCCTCACATGTTTGactctccccccagccctcagGATTCTCTCTCGGACCAGGAGGGCTACCTGAGCAGCTCCAGCAGCAGCCACAGTGGCTCAGACTCCCCCACTTTGGACAACTCAAGACGCCTGCCCATTTTCAGCAGACTTTCCATCTCAGATGACTAA